The following coding sequences are from one Chelonoidis abingdonii isolate Lonesome George chromosome 4, CheloAbing_2.0, whole genome shotgun sequence window:
- the MAPK14 gene encoding mitogen-activated protein kinase 14 isoform X3, translating into MVSWYILLCLSSLSSILWTCFAWISSCNLAVSAAADDDGRFIVFCISGSLGLESSESLWRSLLSIFLYGSPLDIDQLKLILRLVGTPGPELLKKISSESARNYIQSLSYMPKMNFENVFIGANPLAVDLLEKMLVLDTDKRITAAEALAHGYFSQYHDPDDEPVADPYDQSFESRELEIEEWKSLTYDEVVSFVPPPLDQEEMES; encoded by the exons ATGGTCTCTTGGTACATTTTGCTCTGCTTGTCTAGCCTCTCAAGTATTCTTTGGACATGCTTTGCGTGGATAAGCTCCTGTAATCTTgcagtgtctgctgctgctgatgatgaTGGAAGATTCATTGTTTTCTGCATTTCAGGATCATTGGGACTTGAGTCCTCGGAGAGCCTGTGGCGATCCCTTTTGAG CATTTTCCTTTATGGTTCACCATTAGATATTGATCAGTTGAAGCTCATTTTGAGACTCGTTGGAACCCCAGGGCCTGAGCTTTTGAAGAAAATCTCCTCAGAGTCT GCAAGAAACTACATCCAGTCTTTGTCCTACATGCCAAAGATgaactttgaaaatgtgtttattGGTGCCAATCCACTGG CTGTGGACTTGCTGGAGAAGATGCTGGTGCTGGACACAGACAAGCGAATTACTGCAGCTGAGGCATTGGCCCATGGCTACTTCTCTCAGTACCATGACCCAGATGATGAACCAGTGGCAGACCCCTATGACCAGTCCTTTGAAAGCAGAGAACTCGAGATTGAGGAATGGAAAA GTCTGACTTATGATGAAGTAGTCAGCTTTGTGCCACCGCCGCTTGATCAAGAGGAGATGGAGTCCTGA